The following coding sequences lie in one Oryctolagus cuniculus chromosome 7, mOryCun1.1, whole genome shotgun sequence genomic window:
- the DNTTIP2 gene encoding deoxynucleotidyltransferase terminal-interacting protein 2, with protein sequence MVVTRSARKRAVNQASSPGSSQQKNSAAGGNQEYPESRLGSGSDDREQSSSSRNPKSKKRKDGPASTLSGITEPSDGETSEAESNYSVSETQEPILRITRRRQILIAPTPVSSVRKRLKVTPVNESHTEEVVSEAESHASGVSRIAPSTELTTRTQRCTDKSVTDPSQDSHAEAVSDAESSCSNISFSGIAPKRTTRSKPSKLQTQIEKKDTKIGPRNEKQIIDTPVNSEDLDTKQTSHLQASSLSQINKSNVCSNEIHNDFDDSFHVSSEKILTVRKHQYSNEREKGQARVVSPKETKQNCKSLDEGSNEIINEGKEMNENSSQLSLSKFQDASPQQLASQKHSTPRNKTPSEPSHLNCEAVMKSLAHTFAVVEVNRWNEERNSPVKTSDLTKFGNGDDSDNEESTVVSVSDDKNHDERNVDLECDTTLKSALGTSQDIDGPVLLVLSSDESQQSENSEDEEDTLCFVENSGQKKSLSGNSGDKSSGNELFVIDTTPGLSADKNFYLEEEDKVKEVAIEEEEEEEEESEEEPSDHDKNKDAEFSDEDDLLNNTKSKLLKLTSSSIDPGLSIKQLGGLYINFNANKLQSNKRTLTQIKEKKKNELLQKTVITPEFEKNDCVPPYSESKHQLQKKRKKERQKTAGDGWFGMKAPELTDELKNDLKALKMRASMDPKRFYKKNDRDGFPKYFQVGTIVDNPADFYHSRIPKKQRKRTIVDELLADSEFRRYNRRKYSEIMAEKAANAAGKKFRKKKKFRN encoded by the exons ATGGTGGTCACCAGATCGGCACGAAAGCGGGCGGTGAACCAAGCCTCGTCGCCTGGAAGTTCCCAGCAGAAG AATTCTGCTGCTGGAGGGAATCAAGAATATCCAGAAAGCAGGCTGGGCTCTGGATCTGATGACCGGGAACAGAGTTCGAGCTCTCGAAATCCTAAATCCAAAAAGAGGAAGGATGGACCTGCCAGCACACTATCCGGGATAACTGAACCATCTGATGGAGAGACCTCTGAGGCAGAGTCAAATTATTCTGTGTCTGAGACCCAGGAGCCCATTTTAAGAATAACTAGGAGGAGGCAAATCTTAATTGCACCCACCCCAGTGTCTAGTGTTAGAAAAAGGCTGAAAGTAACCCCAGTAAATGAATCTCATACTGAAGAAGTTGTTTCTGAAGCAGAATCTCATGCTTCAGGTGTTTCTAGAATTGCGCCTTCCACAGAGCTAACTACAAGAACCCAAAGATGTACAGATAAATCTGTAACAGATCCAAGCCAAGACTCACATGCTGAAGCTGTATCTGATGCTGAGTCATCATGCTCAAACATTTCATTTTCTGGAATTGCACCTAAGAGAACCACCAGGAGTAAGCCAAGCAAGTTACAGACACAAATTGAGAAGAAAGATACTAAAATTGGCCcaagaaatgaaaagcaaatcaTTGATACGCCTGTGAACTCAGAGGACTTAGATACCAAACAGACTTCTCATTTACAAGCAAGCTCTCTTTCTCAGATCAATAAATCAAATGTCTGTAGTAATGAAATTCATAATGACTTTGATGATTCCTTCCACGTAAGTTCAGAAAAAATACTGACAGTGCGGAAACACCAATATTctaatgaaagagagaaaggacaggcCAGAGTTGTATCTcctaaagaaacaaaacagaattgtAAGAGTTTGGATGAAGGCagcaatgaaataataaatgagggaaaagaaatgaatgagaaCTCCTCTCAGTTGAGTCTTTCTAAATTTCAGGACGCTAGCCCTCAGCAATTAGCTTCTCAGAAGCATTCAACCCCCCGTAACAAAACCCCTTCAGAGCCCTCACATCTGAATTGTGAGGCTGTAATGAAATCGTTAGCCCACACATTTGCGGTCGTGGAAGTGAATAGATGGAATGAAGAGAGAAACAGCCCCGTAAAAACAAGTGACTTAACAAAGTTTGGTAATGGTGATGATAGTGATAATGAAGAGTCCACAGTTGTAAGTGTCAGTGATGATAAGAACCATGATGAAAGGAATGTAGATCTTGAATGTGATACCACACTAAAGTCTGCACTCGGCACATCTCAGGATATTGACGGTCCTGTTTTATTAGTTCTAAGCAGTGATGAAAGCCAGCAGTCTGAAAACAGTGAAGATGAAGAGGATACCTTGTGTTTTGTTGAAAATAGTGGCCAGAAAAAGTCATTAAGTGGCAATTCGGGAGATAAGTCGAGTGGCAATGAATTGTTTGTGATTGACACAACTCCTGGATTGAGTGCTGATAAAAATTTTTACTTGGAAGAGGAAGATAAGGTAAAAGAGGTTGCCattgaagaagaggaggaagaggaagaggaaagtgAAGAAGAACCTTCAGATcatgataaaaataaagatgCGGAGTTTAGTGATGAAGACGACTTACTAAATAACACAAAGTCTAAACT tttgaagTTGACAAGCAGCAGCATAGACCCTGGTCTGAGTATCAAGCAGTTGGGTGGCTTGTATATTAATTTCAATGCAAACAAACTACAGTCTAACAAGAGAACCCTAACCCAGatcaaggagaaaaagaaaaatgag CTTCTGCAGAAAACCGTCATTACAcctgaatttgaaaaaaatgactGTGTCCCACCATATAGTGAATCAAAGCATCAGCTTCAGAAAAAACGCAAG AAAGAGCGACAAAAAACTGCGGGTGATGGCTGGTTTGGTATGAAAGCTCCAGAATTGACAGATGAACTGAAAAATGATCTCAAAGCTCTGAAGATGAGAGCAAGCATGGACCCAAAAAGGttttataagaaaaatgataGAGATGGCTTTCCCAAGTATTTCCAG GTTGGAACTATCGTTGACAATCCAGCTGACTTCTACCATTCACGAATTCCTaagaagcaaaggaaaaggaCTATTGTGGATGAACTGCTGGCTGATTCTGAGTTTAGAAG GTATAACCGAAGGAAGTACTCAGAGATCATGGCTGAAAAAGCAGCAAATGCAGCAGGAAAAAAGTTTcgaaagaagaagaaattccgCAATTAA